One stretch of Eretmochelys imbricata isolate rEreImb1 chromosome 1, rEreImb1.hap1, whole genome shotgun sequence DNA includes these proteins:
- the CCDC38 gene encoding coiled-coil domain-containing protein 38 codes for MASVALFPPSQSQTPRFQSVSFDYDTDNQKKTPFTIVDCKPFLYRDIECRAKEEDKKAQQNLKVHEKSTFSSRAKSRDSVKKMDSVIERETRATIDKGYITSGPNWALTFAKCCQSDKQSLADYIKEQKELFLLQYALKVKEQTIKKLEKLAMQAEKEATSAEAKLEEDTIAFEEFLKENDRSSADALNMLELLLQLMFVSIFDLPKTIHLCLCNISMLLFSAAQETKSKMEMVADVKSAINELFAIKSEIANAEFLLMESLYYEDFLMKLSPKEWQEEQRTKKLKARIDKQRERECMQREMITCTFTPHQEKESVRKEKIISSVSRQPRHCSIFLKPNRLYVSNTDRRFSSFEKSAGYNRKTSAVSESCHQRTAVHGNKENERRSSRKLTKADLNEEVKMLSECKSILTDKKKTSPRWESESDCAIHEDSLKDLDTDMVPEIYFTDPKQLLQIFTELEEQNLALIQNNQDLDETMDEIEQMAKTIKAKLNEKLSVVIGHKEILKVSCISEEEKLTDLALRAKMFSFGEFNPEIQDKMLHSLTKKVAEVYRVSVGEVDASSISSIQMLRRIENRIEELCELLESVPKENIEAIEKIKMKERRQRLREEKKRQEMKLQEERLQCSLKRATAAPKRKMGRKLVFRSQPPEIRRKEVCPKENNTKTQDDLLFFT; via the exons ATGGCATCAGTAGCCTTATTTCCACCGTCCCAGTCCCAGACTCCGAGATTTCAGAGCGTTAGTTTtg ACTACGACACTGATAATCAAAAGAAGACTCCTTTTACAATTGTGGACTGCAAGCCATTTCTTTACAGAGACATTGAATGTAGGGCCAAAGAAGAG GATAAAAAGGCTCAACAGAATTTGAAGGTCCATGAAAAGAGCACATTTTCATCAAGAGCAAAGTCTCGAGACTCTGTGAAAAAGATGGACTCAGTCATTGAAAGAGAGACCCGGGCTACAATAGATAAAGGGTATATTACTTCTGGTCCCAACTGGGCTCTTACTTTTGCAAAAT GTTGCCAAAGTGACAAACAGTCTTTAGCAGATTATATCAAGGAACAGAAGGAGTTGTTTCTGCTGCAG TACGCATTAAAAGTAAAAGAACAAACTATAAAGAAGCTGGAGAAATTAGCAATGCAAGCCGAGAAAGAGGCCACTTCTGCCGAAGCAAAGCTAGAAGAGGATACAATTGCATTTGAGGAATTTCTGAAAGAAAATGACCGAAGTTCTGCAGATGCACTTAACATGTTAGAATTGCTATTACAGTTAATGTTTGTTTCAATTTTTGATCTACCGAAAACCATACACCTATGTCTCTGTAATATTTCCATGTTACTTTTTAGTGCAGCCCAAGAAACTAAATCCAAAATGGAAATGGTTGCAGATGTAAAGTCTGCTATTAATGAACTCTTCGCTATTAAAAG TGAAATTGCAAATGCCGAATTCCTTCTCATGGAGAGTTTATATTATGAAgattttttgatgaaactttcTCCTAAAGAATGGCAAGAAGAACAGAGAACAAAAAAGTTGAAAGCAAGAATAGacaaacagagagaaagagagtgcaTGCAGAGAGAAATGATTACGTGTACTTTCACTCCACACCAAGAAAAAGAAAGTGTACGCAAAGAGAAGATAATTTCTTCAGTTTCACGCCAACCACGCCactgttctatttttttaaagccaa ATAGACTCTATGTATCAAATACAGACAGGCGCTTCAGTTCCTTTGAGAAAAGTGCTGGATACAATAGGAAAACATCAGCTGTAAGTGAGAGTTGTCACCAGAGAACAGCAGTGCATGGTAACAAAG AAAATGAACGCAGGTCTTCTAGAAAGCTCACAAAAGCAGACTTGAATGAAGAAGTGAAAATGTTAAGTGAGTGCAAATCCATCTTGACTGATAAAAAAAAGACATCACCAAG GTGGGAAAGCGAAAGTGATTGTGCAATTCATGAAGATTCCTTGAAAGACCTGGACACTGATATG GTGCCAGAAATATATTTCACAGACCCAAAACAGTTACTTCAGATCTTCACAGAGCTAGAGGAACAAAATCTTGCATTGATCCAAAATAACCAAGACTTAGATGAAACTATGGATGAAATTGAGCAGATGGCAAAAACTATAAAGGCAAAACT aaatgaaaaattaagtGTTGTTATAGGACATAAAGAAATTCTTAAAGTTTCCTGCATCAGTGAAGAGGAAAAACTCACAGATCTGGCACTAAGagctaaaatgttttcttttggagAGTTTAATCCAGAAATCCAG GACAAAATGCTACATTCACTTACTAAAAAGGTTGCAGAAGTGTACAGAGTTAGTGTTGGAGAAGTAGATGCATCAAGCATTAGCTCCATTCAGATGTTGAGGAGAATAGAGAATCGAATTGAAGAACTGTGTGAATTGTTGGAGTCAGTtccaaaagaaaatattgaagCAATTGAGAAAATTAAGATGAAAGAAAGAAGGCAAAG ATTACgtgaagaaaaaaagagacaagAAATGAAACTTCAGGAAGAACGACTGCAGTGTTCTCTGAAAAGAGCAACTGCAGCACCAAAGAGGAAG ATGGGAAGAAAACTGGTATTTCGCTCACAGCCTCCAGAGATTAGACGGAAGGAGGTGTGCCCGAAAGAGAACAACACAAAAACGCAAGACGACTTGTTATTTTTCACTTGA
- the SNRPF gene encoding small nuclear ribonucleoprotein F, with translation MSLPLNPKPFLNGLTGKPVMVKLKWGMEYKGYLVSVDGYMNMQLANTEEYIDGALSGHLGEVLIRCNNVLYIRGVEEEEEDGEMRE, from the exons ATG AGCTTGCCCCTGAACCCCAAGCCCTTCCTGAACGGGCTGACGGGGAAGCCGGTGATGGTGAAGCTGAAGTGGGGGATGGAGTACAAGGGCTACCTGGTGTCCGTTGACGGCTACATGAACATGCAG CTTGCAAACACAGAAGAATACATAGATGGTGCATTGTCGGGACACCTTGGTGAAGTTTTGATAAG ATGTAACAATGTCCTGTACATCAGAGgagtagaagaagaagaagaagatggagaAATGAGAGAATAA